The following are encoded in a window of Solea senegalensis isolate Sse05_10M unplaced genomic scaffold, IFAPA_SoseM_1 scf7180000017320, whole genome shotgun sequence genomic DNA:
- the LOC122764210 gene encoding uncharacterized protein LOC122764210 isoform X2, with the protein MVSPPSKRRRRRRERKQKRGCRSGSDAKLRKQPHRPAIPSLFLSNARSITHKMDELELQTATMSFVRNCSVIFITETWLHPLIPDAAVQLADRTLHRQDRNEDSGKSRGGGLCVYVHNEWCGSSRIIDTHCSPDIEVLAVSCRPFYLPREFTVVIVVAVYIPPDANVSTALSLLLAIINKQQLAHPDGVFVVAGDFNKASLKTVLPKFVQFVKFATRGDNTLDNVYSNIKHAYKATPLPHLAGSDHLCMSLTPTYTPLLRNTKPQTKTIKTWPEGALSQLQDCFSTTLWDLFSSHNLQEYTDTVLCYIKNCIDTVTFNKRVRVFPNQKPWMNSKVQSLLKSRNAAFKSGDRALYSVARSDLKRGIREAKAAYKRKIEDHFAVNDPRRMWQGINHITNYRSSNQATARTDASLAEELNSFFARFETDRPSAATALPPLPSTGMMTLQEHEVRHVLRTVSPRKAAGPDGIPGKVLKACADQLTGVFTNIFNLSLAQAIIPPCLKTSTLIPVPKKTAAHSLNDCRPVALTLVVMKCFERLVSQHIRACLSPTLDPHQFAYRANRSTEDAITIALHTALSHLEHRGSYVRMLFLDFSSAFNHILPEILVQKLSHLGLSNQTFGLRTSCQIVLSQSDLVHTSPAPSHSAPAPHKDVY; encoded by the coding sequence ATGGTCAGCCCGCCTAGCAAGCGGAGGAGGCGgcggagagagaggaaacagaagcGGGGATGCCGGTCGGGCTCGGATGCTAAGCTACGTAAACAACCACACAGGCCAGCAATACCGAGCCTTTTCCTCTCAAACGCCAGATCCATAACCCACAAAATGGACGAGTTGGAACTACAGACAGCCACGATGAGCTTTGTACGGAACTGCAGTGTTATTTTCATCACAGAGACGTGGCTTCACCCGCTGATCCCCGACGCTGCAGTCCAGCTAGCGGACCGCACGCTACATCGTCAGGACAGGAACGAAGACTCGggtaagagcagaggaggggggctgtgtgtttatgtgcataaCGAGTGgtgtggcagcagcaggatCATTGACACACACTGTTCTCCCGATATAGAGGTTCTGGCAGTCTCGTGCAGACCTTTTTATCTCCCGAGGGAGTTCACTGTGGTCATTGTGGTAGCTGTTTACATCCCACCagatgctaacgttagcacaGCCCTCAGCCTTCTGCTTGCCATCATCAACAAACAGCAGCTTGCACACCCTGATGGAGtctttgttgttgctggtgaTTTCAACAAAGCATCTTTAAAGACTGTGTTACCCAAATTCGTTCAGTTTGTGAAGTTTGCCACCAGAGGGGATAATACGTTGGACAATGTTTACTCCAACATAAAACATGCATACAAAGCTACTCCCCTCCCCCACCTGGCTGGATCTGACCACCTCTGCATGTCCCTCACCCCCACTTACACCCCCCTGCTGAGGAACACAAAGCctcaaacaaagacaataaaaacttgGCCAGAGGGAGCCCTCTCTCAACTACAGGACTGCTTCTCCACCACTCTATGGGATTTATTCTCAAGCCACAACCTCCAGGAGTACACAGACACTGTACTCTGCTACATAAAAAACTGTATTGACACTGTCACCTTCAACAAAAGGGTCAGAGTTTTTCCAAATCAAAAACCCTGGATGAACAGCAAAGTGCAGTCCCTCTTAAAAAGCCGAAACGCCGCCTTCAAGTCAGGGGACAGGGCCCTGTACAGCGTTGCCAGGTCAGACCTGAAGAGAGGAATCAGGGAGGCCAAGGCGGCATATAAGAGGAAAATTGAGGACCATTTCGCTGTGAATGATCCCAGAAGAATGTGGCAGGGAATAAATCACATAACAAACTATAGAAGCAGTAACCAGGCGACTGCTAGGACTGATGCCTCGCTGGCAGAGGAACTAAACAGCTTCTTTGCCCGCTTTGAGACAGACAGGCCCTCAGCAGCCACAGCACTCCCACCCCTCCCCAGCACTGGCATGATGACACTTCAGGAGCATGAAGTGAGACATGTGCTGAGGACTGTGAGCCCCAGGAAGGCGGCTGGACCCGATGGAATACCCGGCAAGGTACTCAAAGCTTGTGCCGACCAACTGACCGGAGTCTTCACAAACATATTCAACCTGTCCCTGGCGCAGGCCATCATCCCACCCTGCCTCAAAACTTCCACATTAATTCCCGTTCCCAAGAAGACAGCAGCGCACAGCCTCAACGACTGCAGACCTGTTGCACTTACGCTTGTagtcatgaagtgctttgagaggCTGGTCTCCCAGCACATCAGGGCCTGTCTGTCTCCCACACTAGACCCACACCAGTTTGCCTACAGGGCAAACCGATCCACGGAGGACGCTATCACTATAGCGCTCCACACCGCGCTGAGTCACCTGGAGCACCGGGGGAGCTATGTCAGAATGCTCTTCCTGGACTTCAGCTCAGCCTTCAACCACATCCTACCGGAGATCCTGGTGCAGAAGCTCTCACACCTGGGTCTCTCCAACCAAACCTTTGGATTAAGGACTTCCTGTCAGATCGTCCTCAGTCAGTCAGACTTGGTCCACACCTCTCCAGCACCATCACACTCAGCACCGGCTCCCCACAAGGATGTGTATTGA
- the LOC122764210 gene encoding uncharacterized protein LOC122764210 isoform X1 has translation MMAARSGAATLCSPTWCTLLLLFLCLFFELCWAKVTFSRQKLIDLGLRYNLAVTDEYRQTHNIPEDIVRSPGSPWMVSPPSKRRRRRRERKQKRGCRSGSDAKLRKQPHRPAIPSLFLSNARSITHKMDELELQTATMSFVRNCSVIFITETWLHPLIPDAAVQLADRTLHRQDRNEDSGKSRGGGLCVYVHNEWCGSSRIIDTHCSPDIEVLAVSCRPFYLPREFTVVIVVAVYIPPDANVSTALSLLLAIINKQQLAHPDGVFVVAGDFNKASLKTVLPKFVQFVKFATRGDNTLDNVYSNIKHAYKATPLPHLAGSDHLCMSLTPTYTPLLRNTKPQTKTIKTWPEGALSQLQDCFSTTLWDLFSSHNLQEYTDTVLCYIKNCIDTVTFNKRVRVFPNQKPWMNSKVQSLLKSRNAAFKSGDRALYSVARSDLKRGIREAKAAYKRKIEDHFAVNDPRRMWQGINHITNYRSSNQATARTDASLAEELNSFFARFETDRPSAATALPPLPSTGMMTLQEHEVRHVLRTVSPRKAAGPDGIPGKVLKACADQLTGVFTNIFNLSLAQAIIPPCLKTSTLIPVPKKTAAHSLNDCRPVALTLVVMKCFERLVSQHIRACLSPTLDPHQFAYRANRSTEDAITIALHTALSHLEHRGSYVRMLFLDFSSAFNHILPEILVQKLSHLGLSNQTFGLRTSCQIVLSQSDLVHTSPAPSHSAPAPHKDVY, from the coding sequence ATGATGGCGGCGCGCAGTGGTGCAGCGACTCTTTGCTCTCCGACTTGGTGCACCCTTTTATTACTTttcttatgtttattttttgaattatgTTGGGCTAAAGTTACATTTAGTCGCCAGAAACTTATCGACCTCGGCCTGAGGTACAACTTGGCTGTTACCGACGAATATCGGCAGACACACAACATCCCGGAGGATATAGTGAGATCGCCGGGATCCCCGTGGATGGTCAGCCCGCCTAGCAAGCGGAGGAGGCGgcggagagagaggaaacagaagcGGGGATGCCGGTCGGGCTCGGATGCTAAGCTACGTAAACAACCACACAGGCCAGCAATACCGAGCCTTTTCCTCTCAAACGCCAGATCCATAACCCACAAAATGGACGAGTTGGAACTACAGACAGCCACGATGAGCTTTGTACGGAACTGCAGTGTTATTTTCATCACAGAGACGTGGCTTCACCCGCTGATCCCCGACGCTGCAGTCCAGCTAGCGGACCGCACGCTACATCGTCAGGACAGGAACGAAGACTCGggtaagagcagaggaggggggctgtgtgtttatgtgcataaCGAGTGgtgtggcagcagcaggatCATTGACACACACTGTTCTCCCGATATAGAGGTTCTGGCAGTCTCGTGCAGACCTTTTTATCTCCCGAGGGAGTTCACTGTGGTCATTGTGGTAGCTGTTTACATCCCACCagatgctaacgttagcacaGCCCTCAGCCTTCTGCTTGCCATCATCAACAAACAGCAGCTTGCACACCCTGATGGAGtctttgttgttgctggtgaTTTCAACAAAGCATCTTTAAAGACTGTGTTACCCAAATTCGTTCAGTTTGTGAAGTTTGCCACCAGAGGGGATAATACGTTGGACAATGTTTACTCCAACATAAAACATGCATACAAAGCTACTCCCCTCCCCCACCTGGCTGGATCTGACCACCTCTGCATGTCCCTCACCCCCACTTACACCCCCCTGCTGAGGAACACAAAGCctcaaacaaagacaataaaaacttgGCCAGAGGGAGCCCTCTCTCAACTACAGGACTGCTTCTCCACCACTCTATGGGATTTATTCTCAAGCCACAACCTCCAGGAGTACACAGACACTGTACTCTGCTACATAAAAAACTGTATTGACACTGTCACCTTCAACAAAAGGGTCAGAGTTTTTCCAAATCAAAAACCCTGGATGAACAGCAAAGTGCAGTCCCTCTTAAAAAGCCGAAACGCCGCCTTCAAGTCAGGGGACAGGGCCCTGTACAGCGTTGCCAGGTCAGACCTGAAGAGAGGAATCAGGGAGGCCAAGGCGGCATATAAGAGGAAAATTGAGGACCATTTCGCTGTGAATGATCCCAGAAGAATGTGGCAGGGAATAAATCACATAACAAACTATAGAAGCAGTAACCAGGCGACTGCTAGGACTGATGCCTCGCTGGCAGAGGAACTAAACAGCTTCTTTGCCCGCTTTGAGACAGACAGGCCCTCAGCAGCCACAGCACTCCCACCCCTCCCCAGCACTGGCATGATGACACTTCAGGAGCATGAAGTGAGACATGTGCTGAGGACTGTGAGCCCCAGGAAGGCGGCTGGACCCGATGGAATACCCGGCAAGGTACTCAAAGCTTGTGCCGACCAACTGACCGGAGTCTTCACAAACATATTCAACCTGTCCCTGGCGCAGGCCATCATCCCACCCTGCCTCAAAACTTCCACATTAATTCCCGTTCCCAAGAAGACAGCAGCGCACAGCCTCAACGACTGCAGACCTGTTGCACTTACGCTTGTagtcatgaagtgctttgagaggCTGGTCTCCCAGCACATCAGGGCCTGTCTGTCTCCCACACTAGACCCACACCAGTTTGCCTACAGGGCAAACCGATCCACGGAGGACGCTATCACTATAGCGCTCCACACCGCGCTGAGTCACCTGGAGCACCGGGGGAGCTATGTCAGAATGCTCTTCCTGGACTTCAGCTCAGCCTTCAACCACATCCTACCGGAGATCCTGGTGCAGAAGCTCTCACACCTGGGTCTCTCCAACCAAACCTTTGGATTAAGGACTTCCTGTCAGATCGTCCTCAGTCAGTCAGACTTGGTCCACACCTCTCCAGCACCATCACACTCAGCACCGGCTCCCCACAAGGATGTGTATTGA